A stretch of Arthrobacter sp. NEB 688 DNA encodes these proteins:
- a CDS encoding Fpg/Nei family DNA glycosylase gives MPEGHTIHALAGRVQDAFAGTPVRFSSPQGRFAESAAALDGACVESAEAHGKHLAIHVEGEQVVHVHLGLFGRFGVRQHRRVDRGEPPTDLPVAGQVRMRMVNRTHVGDLRGPIVCELVTPAEWREVRSGLGADPLRDSRLPDAVLDRLGRTRRAIGAVIMDQSLVAGVGNVYRAELLHRHELDPHTPARDVPTGVVTAIWDDLVRLMPLGVRAGRILVSDGDVERAEALIAKGGVGRVRPHYAVYRRHGKPCPRCGETVVKETMAGRNLFRCPGCQS, from the coding sequence ATGCCCGAAGGCCACACGATCCACGCGCTCGCCGGGCGGGTGCAGGACGCCTTCGCCGGCACGCCGGTCCGGTTCTCCTCGCCGCAGGGACGCTTCGCCGAGTCCGCCGCTGCCCTCGACGGGGCCTGCGTCGAGTCGGCCGAGGCGCACGGCAAGCACCTGGCGATCCACGTCGAGGGCGAGCAGGTCGTGCACGTGCACCTCGGGCTGTTCGGGCGCTTCGGGGTGCGCCAGCACCGGCGGGTCGACCGCGGCGAGCCGCCGACCGACCTCCCGGTGGCGGGCCAGGTCCGGATGCGGATGGTCAACCGCACCCACGTCGGGGACCTGCGCGGCCCGATCGTCTGCGAGCTCGTGACGCCGGCGGAGTGGCGCGAGGTGCGGTCCGGTCTCGGCGCGGACCCGTTGCGCGACAGCCGTCTCCCGGATGCGGTGCTCGACCGGCTCGGTCGCACCCGGAGGGCGATCGGTGCCGTCATCATGGACCAGTCGCTCGTGGCGGGCGTCGGCAACGTCTACCGCGCCGAGCTGCTGCACCGCCACGAGCTCGACCCCCACACGCCGGCCCGCGACGTGCCGACCGGCGTCGTCACGGCGATCTGGGACGACCTCGTCCGGCTCATGCCGCTGGGCGTGCGGGCCGGCCGGATCCTCGTGTCCGACGGCGACGTCGAGCGCGCCGAGGCCCTCATCGCGAAGGGAGGCGTCGGGCGCGTCCGGCCGCACTACGCCGTCTACCGCCGGCACGGGAAGCCCTGCCCGCGCTGCGGCGAGACGGTCGTCAAGGAGACGATGGCCGGGCGCAACCTCTTCCGGTGCCCCGGCTGCCAAAGCTGA
- a CDS encoding ABC-F family ATP-binding cassette domain-containing protein — MSADLVAKGLAGGYAHRTLFESLDLSVAPGDVVGVVGANGAGKSTLLRILAGDLEPLAGSVHTAPADAFVGWLPQEHERVPGESVAGYVARRTGAAAATTAMEETAAAMAADDAPASAGDAFARALDHWQATGAPDLEERLAPVLADLGLELPTDTPMTALSGGQAARAALAALLLIRFDVVLLDEPTNDLDLAGLQRLEDFVGGLRAGVVLVSHDREFLSRVVTRVVELDLAQNAVAVYDGGYDAYLEERAVARRHAREAYDEFAATKADLEGRARTQREWSSQGVRNAMRKSPDNDKIRRKAQADSAEKQARKVRQMESRIARLDEVEEPRKEWRLQFGIASAPRSSSVVSTLDDAAIRLGDFELGPVSVQVAARERIGVTGPNGAGKTTLLGLLTGRLAPDSGRASLGASVALGGIDQARTGLAEDRRLGDAFEAAVPEMTQAEVRTLLAKFGLRADQVASIVGKLSPGERTRAAMALLQARGVNVLVLDEPTNHLDLPAIEQLEEALEAYDGALLLVTHDRRLLDTVRLDQRWHVEDGRVTVTHVG; from the coding sequence ATGAGCGCGGACCTCGTGGCCAAGGGCCTCGCCGGCGGGTACGCGCACCGGACCCTCTTCGAGTCCCTCGACCTGAGCGTCGCGCCGGGGGACGTCGTCGGGGTCGTCGGGGCGAACGGCGCCGGCAAGTCGACGCTCCTGCGCATCCTCGCGGGGGACCTCGAGCCGCTGGCCGGCTCGGTGCACACCGCCCCCGCCGACGCGTTCGTCGGCTGGCTCCCCCAGGAGCACGAGCGCGTCCCCGGCGAGAGCGTCGCGGGGTACGTGGCCCGCCGCACCGGTGCGGCCGCGGCCACGACGGCGATGGAGGAGACGGCCGCGGCGATGGCGGCCGACGACGCGCCCGCGTCCGCCGGTGACGCGTTCGCCCGCGCCCTCGACCACTGGCAGGCGACCGGCGCCCCGGACCTCGAGGAGCGACTCGCCCCGGTGCTCGCCGACCTCGGGCTCGAGCTGCCGACCGACACCCCGATGACCGCCCTCTCCGGCGGGCAGGCCGCCCGCGCCGCGCTGGCCGCCCTGCTGCTCATCCGCTTCGACGTCGTCCTCCTCGACGAGCCGACGAACGACCTGGACCTCGCCGGGCTGCAGCGCCTCGAGGACTTCGTCGGCGGCCTGCGCGCGGGCGTCGTCCTCGTCTCGCACGACCGCGAGTTCCTCTCGCGCGTCGTGACCCGCGTCGTCGAGCTCGACCTCGCCCAGAACGCCGTGGCGGTCTACGACGGCGGCTACGACGCCTACCTCGAGGAGCGGGCGGTCGCCCGCCGGCACGCCCGTGAGGCCTACGACGAGTTCGCCGCGACGAAGGCCGACCTCGAGGGCCGCGCCCGCACGCAGCGCGAGTGGAGCTCGCAGGGCGTCCGCAACGCGATGCGCAAGAGCCCCGACAACGACAAGATCCGCCGCAAGGCGCAGGCCGACTCCGCCGAGAAGCAGGCCCGCAAGGTCCGCCAGATGGAGTCGCGCATCGCCCGGCTCGACGAGGTCGAGGAGCCCCGCAAGGAGTGGCGCCTGCAGTTCGGCATCGCGAGCGCGCCCCGGTCGAGCTCGGTCGTCTCCACCCTCGACGACGCCGCGATCCGGCTGGGGGACTTCGAGCTCGGCCCGGTCTCGGTGCAGGTGGCCGCGCGCGAGCGGATCGGCGTCACGGGCCCGAACGGCGCCGGCAAGACGACGCTGCTCGGGCTGCTGACCGGCCGCCTCGCGCCGGACTCCGGCCGCGCGAGCCTCGGGGCGTCGGTGGCCCTCGGCGGCATCGACCAGGCGCGCACCGGCCTCGCCGAGGACCGGCGGCTTGGTGACGCCTTCGAGGCGGCCGTCCCCGAGATGACCCAGGCCGAGGTCCGGACCCTGCTCGCGAAGTTCGGGCTGCGCGCCGACCAGGTGGCGAGCATCGTCGGCAAGCTGTCCCCCGGCGAGCGCACCCGGGCGGCGATGGCGCTGCTCCAGGCGCGCGGAGTCAACGTCCTCGTGCTCGACGAGCCGACCAACCACCTCGACCTGCCGGCGATCGAGCAGCTCGAGGAGGCGCTGGAGGCCTACGACGGGGCGCTGCTGCTCGTCACGCACGACCGGCGGCTGCTCGACACCGTCCGGCTCGACCAGCGCTGGCACGTCGAGGACGGCCGGGTCACCGTCACGCACGTCGGCTGA
- a CDS encoding DUF1801 domain-containing protein, whose product MVTDRRTTDDGGDVDAFLASVPDERRRRDAEAALALLVDATGAVPRMWGPSIVGLGHRPYRTADGTERDWFAVGLAPRRAALVLYGLTSDGSPADLLARLGPHSTGSGCLYVKRLEAVDTEVLRQLVVRAWAGGGDGPSS is encoded by the coding sequence GTGGTCACCGACCGCCGCACGACCGACGACGGCGGGGACGTCGACGCGTTCCTCGCGTCGGTCCCCGACGAGCGCCGGCGTCGCGACGCCGAGGCGGCGCTCGCGCTGCTGGTCGACGCGACGGGCGCCGTCCCCCGGATGTGGGGACCCTCGATCGTCGGCCTGGGGCACCGCCCCTACCGGACCGCCGACGGCACCGAGCGCGACTGGTTCGCCGTCGGCCTCGCACCGCGCCGGGCCGCCCTCGTGCTCTACGGGCTGACGTCCGACGGGTCGCCGGCCGACCTCCTCGCGCGGCTCGGACCGCACAGCACCGGCAGCGGGTGCTTGTACGTCAAGCGGCTCGAGGCCGTCGACACGGAGGTGCTGCGTCAGCTCGTCGTCCGCGCCTGGGCGGGCGGCGGCGACGGCCCG